In Morganella morganii, the following are encoded in one genomic region:
- the mlaA gene encoding phospholipid-binding lipoprotein MlaA, with translation MKYQVSGLTLAAVLLIGGCASSDQTPGTRSDPLEGFNRSMFNFNYNVLDPYVLRPVAVAWRDYVPTPARNGTINFLGNLEEPASMVNNFLRGDFYQGFKHFNRFFLNTVFGLGGLIDVASMANPELAKTEPARFGNTLGYYGMGYGPYVVIPGYGGATPRVDGGDWLDTTYPMLSYLTIWMGVGKWAIEGIDNRAQALDAEGVLHNSSDPYLMMREAYFQRNDFLASGGALKVQENPNAAAIADELDSIDSE, from the coding sequence ATGAAGTATCAGGTAAGTGGCCTGACACTTGCTGCGGTGCTGCTGATTGGCGGGTGCGCAAGTTCGGATCAGACACCGGGAACGCGCAGTGATCCGCTCGAAGGATTTAACCGCTCAATGTTCAATTTTAACTATAACGTGCTGGATCCTTATGTGCTCAGACCGGTGGCGGTTGCCTGGCGCGATTATGTGCCGACACCGGCACGAAACGGCACCATCAACTTCCTCGGTAACCTCGAAGAACCGGCCAGTATGGTCAACAATTTTCTGCGCGGGGATTTTTACCAGGGATTTAAGCACTTTAACCGCTTCTTTCTCAACACCGTCTTTGGCCTGGGCGGCCTGATTGATGTTGCTTCTATGGCGAACCCTGAACTGGCGAAAACGGAACCGGCCCGGTTTGGTAATACCCTGGGTTACTATGGTATGGGTTATGGTCCGTATGTGGTTATTCCGGGTTATGGCGGCGCAACACCGCGTGTGGATGGCGGCGACTGGCTGGATACCACGTATCCGATGCTGAGTTATCTGACTATCTGGATGGGTGTCGGTAAATGGGCTATCGAAGGGATCGACAACCGTGCTCAGGCACTGGACGCGGAAGGTGTGCTGCATAACTCCAGCGACCCGTATCTGATGATGCGTGAAGCGTATTTCCAGCGTAATGATTTCCTGGCTTCCGGCGGGGCACTGAAAGTGCAGGAAAACCCGAATGCGGCAGCGATTGCTGATGAACTGGATTCTATCGACAGCGAATAA
- the fadL gene encoding long-chain fatty acid transporter FadL, whose translation MNQKNLFTRSALAVAVSLTATQAFAAGFQLNEYSTSALGRAFSGEGAVADDASVGSRNPAAMTLFDRPSMSAGAILINPSVDISGKSPLTGNSTDAKDIAPSAVVPNLHFIMPINEKWSVGASTTTNFGLATEFKDNYSAGAIGGKTDLVTANFNVAGAYRLNDNFSFGLGLNAVYADAEISRHTGELGQVAAGLTKNPALAKIPANSNLAKLKGDGWGYGWNAGMLYELDKDNRFSLTYRSKVTVKFKDGDFTQNIPGLLDRSTKGKLDLNLPDIWEFSAYHRVAPKWAVHYTFAYTGWDSFQELKATDKGNGGVLFEKHEGFKNAYRVALGTTYYHDDNWTFRGGIAFDDSPVPANNRSISIPDQDRIWFSLGSTYAFNKDASVDVGVAYMHGRKVNISEPLMSKDQLAAIGGKLGNPNLQMPNYEFSSSGKAWLYGVNFNYSF comes from the coding sequence ATGAACCAGAAAAACCTGTTCACTCGTTCAGCACTGGCAGTGGCAGTTTCATTAACAGCAACTCAGGCTTTTGCGGCGGGTTTTCAATTAAATGAGTATTCCACGTCTGCACTCGGACGTGCGTTTTCAGGGGAAGGTGCCGTGGCAGATGATGCCAGCGTCGGCAGCCGCAACCCGGCAGCAATGACATTATTTGATCGCCCGTCCATGTCCGCCGGTGCGATCCTGATCAACCCGTCAGTGGATATCAGCGGTAAATCCCCGCTGACCGGTAACAGCACTGATGCCAAAGATATCGCGCCAAGCGCGGTTGTCCCGAATCTGCATTTTATTATGCCGATTAATGAAAAATGGTCAGTCGGTGCATCAACCACCACAAACTTTGGTCTGGCAACAGAATTTAAAGATAATTACTCTGCCGGTGCTATCGGCGGCAAAACCGATCTCGTGACGGCCAACTTTAACGTGGCCGGTGCTTATCGTCTGAATGATAACTTCAGCTTTGGTCTGGGACTGAATGCCGTTTATGCTGATGCGGAAATTTCGCGTCATACCGGTGAGCTGGGCCAGGTTGCAGCCGGGCTGACCAAAAATCCTGCATTAGCAAAAATTCCTGCAAACTCTAACCTCGCCAAACTGAAAGGTGACGGCTGGGGTTACGGCTGGAATGCGGGGATGTTATATGAGCTGGATAAAGATAACCGTTTCAGTCTGACATATCGCTCTAAAGTCACTGTGAAATTTAAAGACGGTGATTTCACCCAAAACATTCCGGGTCTTCTTGACCGCTCCACCAAAGGTAAACTGGATCTGAATTTACCGGATATCTGGGAATTCTCCGCTTATCACCGCGTTGCACCAAAATGGGCGGTTCATTATACCTTTGCTTACACCGGCTGGGATTCATTCCAGGAGCTGAAAGCGACAGATAAAGGTAACGGCGGCGTTCTGTTTGAAAAGCATGAAGGTTTCAAAAATGCATACCGCGTAGCATTAGGTACCACTTATTATCATGATGATAACTGGACCTTCCGTGGTGGTATTGCCTTTGATGACAGCCCGGTCCCGGCAAACAACCGCTCTATCTCTATTCCGGACCAGGATCGTATCTGGTTCAGCCTGGGCTCAACCTACGCCTTCAACAAAGATGCGTCTGTTGATGTTGGTGTCGCCTATATGCACGGGCGTAAAGTTAATATCTCTGAGCCGCTGATGAGTAAAGATCAGCTTGCAGCTATCGGTGGCAAATTGGGTAACCCGAACCTGCAAATGCCAAACTACGAATTCAGCTCCTCCGGTAAAGCCTGGTTATACGGTGTTAACTTTAACTACAGCTTCTGA